The Pyrodictium delaneyi genome contains a region encoding:
- a CDS encoding chloride channel protein, giving the protein MRPSLKIPEKLARIVVSINERLGYVERWLFISTVTAVVSSLAIGIFYVMLRLVIAVAAYLHGLDVSSILFHISDYSIIALEGHNRLLIPLTVVVGAAIASTIVYRWAPEAEGSGTDAIVNAYHHEAGHVRPRVAVVKAVASALLLGGGGSGGPEGPAVQIGGAAGSFIANVLRLSVEERKIALIAGVAGALSFIFQSPVGAAIFAIEVLYERDMETSALIPALFASVIAYSFSLHILGPGYKLPSIDVGDVLNVYGFDAMASYILLGVFIAPFAYLYVYTFYKVKEGFIELTEKKGIDTRLRPVIGAIIVGIIGVFVPHILGTGEELLAEMLKFFQEQKPGATSTSFISLDVDMITALLLLAILKITATALTVGSGGSGGLLAPGLFAGAMIGELFGLLVAGYTGVEPALYAYLGMAALFGAASKVPIGLAFMVAEVGGTPALIVPALMTSLTASLATRGISIVESQLPQSIPPSLFTAESLLQMIREQNICIRVEKLASKKYVTANWSEPLRVVVRRMVANKQHIVPIVDETGRVVGVLDPGYAGLDLRYALRSSEPVAEVSLSQAPMVRVGECVARALEQMIIYGTDYVIVVDAMYRYHGVITLEDIVGTVFPILLERFGQRLLKEASSGSQGGGEQKHKSIE; this is encoded by the coding sequence ATGAGGCCTAGCTTAAAGATACCAGAAAAGCTCGCCAGAATTGTCGTGTCGATAAATGAACGCTTGGGCTACGTAGAGCGCTGGCTATTCATAAGTACAGTTACTGCTGTTGTCTCCTCGCTTGCAATAGGCATCTTCTACGTAATGCTTAGGCTTGTAATTGCCGTCGCAGCCTACCTACACGGTCTTGATGTCTCATCTATACTCTTCCACATATCGGACTACTCCATAATAGCGCTCGAAGGTCATAATAGACTTCTAATACCACTCACGGTAGTCGTAGGTGCAGCTATAGCGAGTACTATAGTCTATCGTTGGGCGCCGGAGGCGGAGGGAAGTGGCACAGATGCTATAGTAAACGCTTACCATCATGAAGCCGGGCATGTAAGGCCTAGAGTAGCAGTAGTAAAGGCAGTTGCATCAGCGCTACTACTCGGTGGAGGAGGAAGCGGTGGCCCCGAAGGCCCGGCAGTACAGATAGGTGGTGCTGCAGGCTCATTCATAGCTAATGTGCTCCGGCTCAGTGTCGAGGAAAGGAAAATAGCACTGATAGCCGGTGTGGCCGGTGCCCTCTCCTTTATATTCCAGAGCCCAGTAGGTGCCGCAATATTCGCTATAGAGGTCCTCTACGAGAGAGACATGGAGACAAGCGCGCTAATACCGGCCCTATTCGCATCGGTAATAGCCTACAGTTTCTCACTCCATATACTGGGTCCAGGCTACAAGCTTCCATCAATAGATGTAGGTGATGTACTGAACGTCTACGGTTTCGACGCGATGGCTTCCTACATTCTGCTAGGAGTATTTATAGCGCCATTTGCATATCTCTACGTCTACACGTTCTATAAGGTAAAGGAGGGGTTTATCGAGCTAACAGAGAAGAAGGGCATAGACACTCGCCTAAGACCAGTCATAGGTGCAATAATTGTTGGTATCATAGGTGTATTCGTGCCGCATATACTTGGCACAGGTGAGGAACTCCTCGCGGAAATGCTGAAATTCTTCCAGGAGCAAAAACCAGGCGCTACCAGCACATCATTCATAAGCCTGGACGTAGATATGATCACAGCTCTGTTGCTGCTAGCCATACTCAAGATAACAGCTACGGCCTTAACTGTTGGCAGCGGCGGCAGCGGTGGACTACTGGCACCAGGCCTCTTTGCGGGAGCCATGATAGGCGAGTTGTTTGGGCTGCTCGTGGCTGGTTATACCGGTGTAGAGCCTGCACTATATGCCTACCTTGGTATGGCTGCCTTGTTTGGTGCAGCGTCAAAGGTCCCTATAGGCCTCGCATTCATGGTGGCGGAAGTAGGTGGTACGCCGGCACTAATTGTGCCGGCGCTTATGACTTCGCTCACGGCCTCGCTCGCGACGAGAGGCATAAGTATTGTCGAGTCTCAGCTACCCCAGTCTATACCGCCAAGCCTATTCACGGCCGAGTCCCTACTACAAATGATACGTGAGCAAAACATATGCATACGTGTTGAGAAGCTTGCTAGCAAGAAGTATGTGACTGCTAACTGGAGTGAGCCGCTTCGCGTCGTGGTTCGCCGTATGGTAGCGAATAAACAGCACATAGTCCCGATAGTCGATGAGACAGGACGAGTCGTCGGAGTCCTAGATCCAGGGTATGCTGGCCTAGACTTGCGCTATGCGTTGCGCTCGAGTGAGCCTGTAGCAGAGGTCTCGCTCTCCCAGGCACCGATGGTTAGAGTTGGCGAGTGTGTAGCTAGAGCATTAGAGCAAATGATAATATATGGAACTGACTACGTTATAGTAGTTGATGCTATGTATCGGTACCATGGCGTGATAACACTAGAGGATATCGTCGGGACAGTCTTTCCCATACTGCTCGAGAGGTTCGGGCAACGCCTCCTAAAGGAAGCCAGTAGCGGGAGCCAAGGCGGGGGAGAGCAAAAGCATAAGAGCATAGAATAA